One region of Baekduia soli genomic DNA includes:
- a CDS encoding alkaline phosphatase family protein: protein MAPTLLIGLDGATYTILDPYVEQGIMPFVGELMGRGTRAELRSVMPPLTPPAWTSLMTGKHPGAHGVFDFFQRDEPDSVYLGFASSQDVRAATIWTLASEGGRRILSLNFPLMFPPPPVEGCIVPGGMMPWRQLRLGCHPAGLFDRLKELPGFNPREMLDMELEVKALEGCPDDEIAAWVDLHIRREHRWFEVARHLMQEEPADLMAVLFDGVDKLQHLCWRFIDPACRPADPTPWEQGMIERCERYFRELDGMLSELVELAGPEATVIVASDHGFGPTREVFHVNSWLEREGYLTWAQGGGDAEGRHGTDVGFAEMTRHVNAVDWTRTIAYAATPSSQGITIVGTLPGTDTPLPADVRRKVTGEIVEGLRALRRPHDDRPLVADVWTREEAFAGPFEALGPDVTMVLADAGTVSILPSDELISRRDEPRGHHRWEGIFIAQGPGIRAGAQVDELSIVDVAPLVLHRLGLPVPDDMAGRVPTEILEPSELARNAPRSAPAAAAPAPVPDRSADLVLDAEEQAGVMDRLRALGYVE from the coding sequence ATGGCCCCGACCCTGCTCATCGGCCTCGACGGAGCGACCTACACGATCCTCGACCCCTACGTGGAGCAGGGGATCATGCCGTTCGTCGGCGAGCTCATGGGCCGCGGCACCCGCGCCGAGCTGCGGTCGGTCATGCCGCCGCTCACGCCGCCGGCGTGGACGTCGCTCATGACCGGCAAGCACCCTGGCGCCCACGGCGTCTTCGACTTCTTCCAGCGCGACGAGCCCGACAGCGTCTACCTGGGCTTCGCCAGCTCCCAGGACGTCCGCGCCGCCACGATCTGGACCCTGGCCAGCGAGGGTGGCCGCCGGATCCTGTCGCTGAACTTCCCGCTCATGTTCCCGCCGCCGCCCGTGGAGGGCTGCATCGTGCCCGGCGGCATGATGCCCTGGCGCCAGCTGCGGCTGGGCTGCCACCCGGCGGGGCTGTTCGACCGGCTCAAGGAGCTGCCCGGCTTCAACCCGCGCGAGATGCTCGACATGGAGCTCGAGGTCAAGGCGCTGGAGGGCTGCCCCGACGACGAGATCGCCGCGTGGGTCGACCTGCACATCCGCCGCGAGCACCGCTGGTTCGAGGTCGCCCGCCACCTCATGCAGGAGGAGCCCGCCGACCTGATGGCCGTCCTCTTCGACGGTGTCGACAAGCTCCAGCACCTGTGCTGGCGGTTCATCGACCCCGCCTGCCGGCCCGCGGACCCGACCCCCTGGGAGCAGGGGATGATCGAGCGCTGCGAGCGGTACTTCCGCGAGCTCGACGGGATGCTCTCAGAGCTCGTGGAGCTCGCCGGGCCCGAGGCGACGGTCATCGTCGCCTCCGACCACGGCTTCGGGCCCACCCGCGAGGTGTTCCACGTCAACTCGTGGCTGGAGCGCGAGGGCTACCTGACCTGGGCGCAGGGCGGCGGCGACGCCGAGGGCCGCCACGGCACCGACGTGGGCTTCGCCGAGATGACCCGCCACGTCAACGCCGTGGACTGGACGCGCACGATCGCCTACGCGGCGACCCCGAGCAGCCAGGGCATCACGATCGTCGGCACCCTCCCGGGCACCGACACCCCGCTGCCCGCCGACGTGCGCCGCAAGGTCACCGGCGAGATCGTCGAGGGCCTGCGCGCGCTGCGCCGGCCGCACGACGACCGGCCGCTCGTCGCCGACGTGTGGACCCGCGAGGAGGCGTTCGCGGGCCCGTTCGAGGCGCTGGGGCCGGACGTCACCATGGTCCTGGCCGACGCCGGCACGGTGTCGATCCTGCCCTCCGACGAGCTGATCTCGCGCCGCGACGAGCCGCGCGGCCACCACCGCTGGGAGGGCATCTTCATCGCGCAGGGGCCCGGCATCCGTGCGGGCGCGCAGGTCGACGAGCTGTCCATCGTCGACGTCGCGCCGCTGGTGCTGCACCGCCTCGGGCTGCCCGTTCCCGACGACATGGCCGGCCGGGTGCCCACCGAGATCCTCGAGCCCTCCGAGCTCGCGCGCAACGCGCCGCGCAGCGCCCCGGCGGCCGCGGCCCCGGCGCCCGTCCCCGATCGGTCCGCCGATCTCGTCCTCGACGCCGAGGAGCAGGCGGGCGTGATGGACCGCCTGCGCGCCCTGGGCTACGTCGAGTAG
- a CDS encoding alpha/beta fold hydrolase, whose translation MPKTVLRSGIRIHHQSVGEGPDVVMVHGITGNLAVWHLRLVPALCDELRLHTYDLRGHGHSDTPPDGYTLDDMAADLVDLLDALELERPAIVGHSYGADIALYLAATHPGRVSKVIAIESALPALEAVRSDEDWVGWTYWVQALEGAGHVVPADRRSDLRYLMRATIDLPKQWGPLRGLPRNPKPMLRLLEETTLPEDYRRVGSLSLERIAEIRTPVVLMYQERSAFRDTFDYLRAHLPDVEPILLPATRWGHFGPLEQPELVAQHVRGRLLPADADAVEVVNGSCVD comes from the coding sequence ATGCCCAAGACCGTCCTGCGCAGCGGGATCCGCATCCACCACCAGTCGGTGGGGGAGGGGCCCGACGTCGTGATGGTGCACGGCATCACCGGCAACCTCGCGGTGTGGCACCTGCGCCTGGTGCCCGCGCTGTGCGACGAGCTGCGCCTGCACACCTACGACCTGCGGGGCCACGGGCACAGCGACACGCCGCCCGACGGCTACACGCTCGACGACATGGCCGCCGACCTGGTGGACCTGCTCGACGCGCTCGAGCTCGAGCGGCCCGCGATCGTCGGCCACAGCTACGGCGCCGACATCGCGCTGTACCTGGCCGCCACCCATCCCGGGCGCGTGAGCAAGGTCATCGCCATCGAGTCTGCCCTGCCCGCGCTGGAGGCCGTCCGCAGCGACGAGGACTGGGTCGGCTGGACCTACTGGGTGCAGGCGCTGGAGGGGGCTGGGCACGTCGTGCCGGCCGACCGCCGCAGCGACCTGCGCTACCTCATGCGCGCGACGATCGACCTGCCCAAGCAGTGGGGTCCCCTGCGGGGACTGCCGCGCAACCCCAAGCCGATGCTGCGCCTCCTGGAGGAGACGACGCTGCCCGAGGACTACCGTCGCGTCGGGTCGCTGTCGCTGGAGCGCATCGCGGAGATCCGGACGCCCGTCGTGCTCATGTACCAGGAGCGGTCGGCGTTCCGTGACACCTTCGACTACCTGCGGGCGCACCTGCCCGACGTCGAACCGATCCTGCTCCCCGCCACCCGGTGGGGGCACTTCGGACCGCTCGAGCAGCCCGAGCTGGTCGCCCAACACGTCCGTGGCCGGCTGCTGCCCGCGGATGCCGATGCTGTCGAGGTGGTCAACGGCTCATGCGTGGACTGA
- a CDS encoding SDR family oxidoreductase, with protein sequence MRGLNNGRPGRPGDAVLVTGSSTGLGLETALCLASKGFVVFAAVRDLAQRADVLRAAAERGANLAVLRLDLTDPESIEDAVATIVEATGGIYGVVNNGGIGLRGCVEDCSPEEIRQVVDTNVLGTIAVTRAVIPHMREAGCGRILTVSSVGGRIAGFGVTIYCMTKFAQEGLGEGLAVELAPFGIQSIIIEPGIIKTTRWSRHRGTAERAMSEDSPYHDLFWASEAEADAIVDRNKTSPEQVALTIHRAITEDEPRLRYVVGRGASVAIFARRHLPEQMFERLYYGRQVQRLQRSTASAGTDALAEARR encoded by the coding sequence ATGCGTGGACTGAACAACGGCCGGCCGGGCCGTCCCGGAGATGCGGTGCTCGTGACGGGGAGCTCCACGGGGCTCGGGCTCGAGACCGCCCTGTGTCTCGCGTCGAAGGGCTTCGTGGTCTTCGCGGCGGTACGCGACCTGGCCCAGCGCGCCGACGTGCTGAGGGCGGCCGCCGAGCGCGGCGCCAACCTCGCGGTGCTGCGGCTGGACCTCACCGACCCCGAGAGCATCGAGGACGCCGTCGCGACGATCGTCGAGGCGACGGGCGGCATCTACGGCGTGGTCAACAACGGCGGGATCGGCCTGCGCGGCTGCGTCGAGGACTGCTCGCCCGAGGAGATCCGCCAGGTCGTCGACACCAACGTCCTGGGCACGATCGCGGTCACCCGGGCCGTCATCCCGCACATGCGCGAGGCCGGCTGCGGGCGCATCCTCACCGTCTCGTCGGTCGGCGGCCGCATCGCCGGCTTCGGGGTGACGATCTACTGCATGACGAAGTTCGCCCAGGAGGGCCTGGGCGAGGGGCTCGCGGTCGAACTGGCGCCCTTCGGGATCCAGTCGATCATCATCGAGCCCGGGATCATCAAGACGACCCGCTGGTCGCGCCACCGCGGGACCGCCGAGCGAGCGATGAGCGAGGACAGCCCGTACCACGACCTGTTCTGGGCCAGCGAGGCGGAGGCCGACGCCATCGTGGACCGCAACAAGACCAGCCCCGAGCAGGTCGCGCTCACCATCCACCGGGCGATCACCGAGGACGAGCCGCGGCTGCGCTACGTCGTCGGTCGCGGAGCGTCGGTCGCGATCTTCGCCCGCCGCCACCTCCCCGAGCAGATGTTCGAGCGCCTGTACTACGGGCGCCAGGTCCAGCGCCTGCAGCGCAGCACCGCGTCGGCCGGGACCGATGCCCTCGCCGAGGCGCGCCGGTGA
- a CDS encoding glycosyltransferase, with amino-acid sequence MSRILITLWPFTGHLLPQMAIAAALRERGHEVAFYSGDAVRETIEREGYAFFGFDRVDQERAFAAMRVVDDGTTKGRPGRGRLLPILRDWMVETIPDQIADLDDVLARFAPDVIATDLSLWGPIMVLHDRGPVPVALSSTFMGPLIPGPDAPAFGFGLPAPTTARSRLAARAITAAIEAGGAPLRRRVDEIRAGFGLPAVKESVNRYTARLPLYLVGNIRELDYDRHDLPESVHYVGNCLWFPPEAAGAAAWLDAIPAERPWVHVTESTLAYGDPFLLRMAAEALADEPVEVIVTTGRQRDSVVQALGALPPNVHVTDWLNHGDLLPRCAAVVTVGGKATILSAMEAGVPLVLVPTTWDKPDNARRVTRVGAGVRIPARRCTAPDLRAAVRQVLDDPRHRAAARDMAARLAAAPGPAAAADLLEALVGAPAPAPAPGPVLQEGHA; translated from the coding sequence GTGAGCCGGATCCTCATCACGCTGTGGCCGTTCACCGGCCACCTGCTGCCGCAGATGGCCATCGCCGCGGCGCTGCGCGAGCGCGGCCACGAGGTGGCGTTCTACAGCGGCGACGCCGTCCGCGAGACGATCGAGCGCGAGGGGTACGCGTTCTTCGGCTTCGACCGCGTCGACCAGGAGCGCGCCTTCGCCGCGATGCGCGTCGTCGACGACGGGACGACCAAGGGCCGCCCCGGCCGCGGGCGCCTGCTGCCCATCCTGCGCGACTGGATGGTCGAGACGATCCCGGACCAGATCGCCGACCTCGACGACGTCCTGGCCCGGTTCGCCCCCGACGTGATCGCCACCGACCTCTCCCTGTGGGGGCCGATCATGGTCCTCCACGACCGCGGCCCGGTGCCGGTGGCGCTGTCCTCGACGTTCATGGGCCCGCTCATCCCGGGCCCCGACGCACCGGCCTTCGGCTTCGGGCTGCCGGCCCCGACCACCGCGCGCTCGCGACTGGCCGCGCGTGCGATCACGGCCGCCATCGAGGCCGGCGGCGCGCCGCTGCGCCGCCGCGTGGACGAGATCCGCGCCGGCTTCGGACTGCCCGCGGTCAAGGAGTCGGTCAACCGCTACACGGCGCGCCTGCCGCTCTACCTGGTCGGCAACATCCGCGAGCTCGACTACGACCGCCACGACCTGCCCGAGAGCGTCCACTACGTCGGCAACTGCCTGTGGTTCCCGCCCGAGGCGGCGGGCGCCGCGGCCTGGCTGGACGCGATCCCGGCCGAGCGCCCGTGGGTCCACGTGACCGAGAGCACGCTGGCCTACGGCGACCCGTTCCTGCTGCGCATGGCCGCCGAGGCGCTGGCCGACGAGCCCGTCGAGGTCATCGTCACCACGGGCCGCCAGCGCGACTCCGTGGTGCAGGCGCTCGGCGCGCTGCCGCCCAACGTCCACGTCACCGACTGGCTCAACCACGGCGACCTGCTCCCGCGCTGCGCCGCGGTGGTCACCGTCGGCGGCAAGGCCACGATCCTCTCGGCCATGGAGGCCGGGGTGCCGCTCGTGCTCGTCCCGACGACGTGGGACAAGCCCGACAACGCGCGGCGCGTGACGCGCGTCGGCGCGGGCGTGCGGATCCCCGCACGGCGCTGCACCGCGCCCGACCTGCGCGCCGCCGTGCGTCAGGTGCTCGACGACCCGCGCCACCGCGCCGCGGCGCGCGACATGGCCGCCCGGCTGGCCGCCGCCCCCGGCCCCGCCGCGGCCGCGGACCTGCTCGAGGCGCTCGTCGGCGCCCCGGCGCCCGCGCCGGCCCCGGGGCCCGTGCTGCAGGAGGGCCACGCATGA
- a CDS encoding nucleotide disphospho-sugar-binding domain-containing protein, which translates to MTRVLFCCWPFEGHVFPQMSMALALRERGHEVAFWTDASQRELVEGQGFELFPFRRVAPAWLRVHGTDRGTAGRRQALQQLRDAREWIIGTIPDQVADLRDVVAAYGPDVVGAEASMWGPTLLPETLPVPVALVSPLTGAELPGPDAPVPGGLAPRGSARAGALRAVAAQVTTLVTRRMRTRIDGYRADQGLGPLGGTVHEALGRLPLYLVLSTPELDYRRTDLPPNVHYVGACLWHPPEPPGTLAALDAIPAGRPWVHVTEGTSHFRDHVVLRAAAQGLGGGPYEAILTTGRGRDAATMGLGAPAANVHITDWLSHDVLLPRCRAIVTTGGMGTVMAALRDGVPLVVVPTDWDKPASAARIVAAGAGLRLMPRRCTPERLRDAVEEVLGDPRHLAGAQRAAQQLAAAPGPAGAARLIANLATTGGSAPRSTPFTRSAS; encoded by the coding sequence ATGACGCGCGTGCTGTTCTGCTGCTGGCCGTTCGAGGGCCACGTCTTCCCGCAGATGAGCATGGCGTTGGCGCTGCGCGAGCGCGGCCACGAGGTCGCGTTCTGGACCGACGCATCCCAGCGCGAGCTCGTCGAGGGCCAGGGGTTCGAGCTCTTCCCGTTCCGCCGTGTCGCGCCCGCGTGGCTGCGCGTGCACGGCACCGACCGCGGCACGGCGGGCCGGCGCCAGGCGCTGCAGCAGCTGCGCGACGCGCGCGAGTGGATCATCGGGACGATCCCCGACCAGGTCGCCGACCTGCGCGACGTCGTCGCGGCCTACGGCCCCGACGTCGTCGGCGCCGAGGCCTCCATGTGGGGTCCCACGCTGCTGCCCGAGACCCTGCCCGTGCCGGTCGCGCTCGTCTCGCCGCTGACGGGCGCCGAGCTGCCCGGCCCCGACGCGCCGGTGCCCGGTGGGCTCGCGCCGCGGGGCAGCGCCCGCGCGGGCGCCCTGCGCGCGGTCGCCGCGCAGGTCACCACGCTCGTCACGCGCCGGATGCGCACGCGCATCGACGGCTACCGGGCCGACCAGGGCCTCGGCCCGCTCGGTGGCACGGTGCACGAGGCGCTGGGCCGCCTCCCGCTGTATCTCGTGCTGAGCACGCCCGAGCTGGACTACCGCCGCACCGACCTTCCGCCCAACGTGCACTACGTCGGCGCGTGCCTGTGGCACCCGCCCGAGCCGCCCGGGACGCTGGCCGCGCTGGACGCGATCCCCGCCGGGCGCCCGTGGGTCCACGTCACCGAGGGCACGTCGCACTTCAGGGACCACGTCGTCCTGCGCGCCGCCGCGCAGGGCCTGGGCGGTGGACCCTACGAGGCGATCCTGACGACCGGCCGCGGCCGCGACGCCGCGACGATGGGCCTCGGCGCCCCCGCGGCCAACGTCCACATCACCGACTGGCTCAGCCACGACGTGCTGCTGCCGCGCTGCCGCGCGATCGTCACCACCGGCGGCATGGGCACCGTCATGGCCGCGCTGCGCGACGGCGTGCCGCTCGTCGTCGTGCCCACCGACTGGGACAAGCCGGCCAGCGCCGCGCGCATCGTCGCCGCCGGGGCGGGCCTCCGGCTCATGCCGCGCCGCTGCACGCCCGAGCGCCTGCGCGACGCGGTCGAGGAGGTCCTCGGCGATCCGCGTCACCTGGCCGGCGCGCAACGCGCCGCCCAGCAGCTCGCCGCCGCGCCCGGGCCGGCAGGCGCCGCCCGGCTCATCGCGAACCTTGCCACGACCGGCGGGTCTGCCCCCCGCTCCACGCCGTTTACGAGGTCAGCCTCATGA
- a CDS encoding fibronectin type III domain-containing protein — translation MNPRRPGTPRTLRALVARVVVPAVLLACVLGTSAQAAVPGVDVIAQRGFGNVHNSYAWGMAWFKGALYVGTGRYVACMEAATTDFYFPVAKTYRPYKMPSIHCPRNRWNMDLRAEIWRYTPWNKTWVRVYRSPAVNNPRSPGKLIARDIAYRGMSVRKGPDGREALFVSGVSPDEIVPELRHKASPRLLRTYDGLTYTNLAHSFVVDKTGSLRDQRVMGFRGITWWRGRMYALASTAYAGDGALFEVLDPWRTDHKPSRFRQVSAPWMHVFEIEVYRGGLYIGSGSAKKGYSVWKTTRTSKPFHFKPIVTDGAGRGPKMTGVIAMHVFKDHLYVSAVSWYATDDIPTTEMIRIDHRDDWQVVVGRPRVAADGIYRYPISGLMDGFENVFMPHIWRISDQNGALYAGTLDWSYLLQDSKNWPPDDKPNNDQFSGLLSQVLAGELGFDVWTTCDGIDWFPATRTSFSGDEYDFGVRTMQPAPNGKMYIGTADHAHGTRIFSSDANDCQAFPGTNGTPVRSSPTPTVSATTAAMRPQHLLTDVQRDGTVLSWERGARAARYDVVRTTPTDIVLNFMAPLTDPDGFTYDGQLPQIVPYGTPNATPIDVPLPGKSEVIGTTTGSFFVDRTAVPGARYTYSVVAQGPAGQRPASNFQAVPDPRPAATFAQLQKVLPTARAASLQDDRALWDGADRAQALAGVRQLARTADSDTARDIARRLARRLQYADVAGRPVGGR, via the coding sequence ATGAACCCCCGTCGCCCGGGCACGCCCCGGACCCTCCGAGCGCTCGTCGCCCGCGTCGTCGTGCCCGCCGTCCTGCTGGCCTGCGTGCTCGGCACGAGCGCCCAGGCCGCGGTCCCCGGCGTCGACGTGATCGCCCAGCGCGGCTTCGGCAACGTGCACAACAGCTACGCCTGGGGCATGGCGTGGTTCAAGGGCGCGCTCTACGTGGGCACGGGCCGCTACGTGGCGTGCATGGAGGCGGCGACGACCGACTTCTACTTCCCGGTCGCCAAGACCTACCGGCCGTACAAGATGCCCAGCATCCACTGCCCGCGCAACCGCTGGAACATGGACCTGCGGGCGGAGATCTGGCGCTACACGCCGTGGAACAAGACCTGGGTGCGCGTCTATCGCTCGCCCGCGGTCAACAACCCGCGGTCGCCCGGCAAGCTCATCGCCCGCGACATCGCCTACCGCGGGATGAGCGTGCGCAAGGGCCCCGACGGCCGCGAGGCGCTGTTCGTCAGCGGCGTCTCGCCCGACGAGATCGTGCCCGAGCTGCGCCACAAGGCGTCGCCCCGCCTGCTGCGCACCTACGACGGCCTGACCTACACGAACCTCGCGCACTCCTTCGTGGTGGACAAGACCGGCTCGCTGCGCGACCAGCGCGTGATGGGCTTCCGCGGCATCACGTGGTGGCGCGGGCGCATGTACGCGCTGGCCTCGACCGCCTACGCGGGCGACGGCGCCCTCTTCGAGGTCCTCGATCCCTGGCGGACCGACCACAAGCCGTCGCGCTTCCGCCAGGTCTCGGCGCCCTGGATGCACGTCTTCGAGATCGAGGTCTACCGGGGCGGCCTGTACATCGGCTCGGGCAGCGCCAAGAAGGGCTACTCGGTCTGGAAGACCACGCGGACGAGCAAGCCGTTCCACTTCAAGCCGATCGTCACCGACGGCGCGGGGCGCGGGCCGAAGATGACCGGCGTCATCGCCATGCACGTCTTCAAGGACCACCTCTACGTCAGCGCGGTGAGCTGGTACGCGACGGACGACATCCCGACGACGGAGATGATCCGCATCGACCACCGGGACGACTGGCAGGTCGTCGTCGGGCGCCCGCGCGTCGCGGCCGACGGCATCTACCGCTACCCGATCAGCGGCCTGATGGACGGGTTCGAGAACGTGTTCATGCCCCACATCTGGCGGATCTCCGACCAGAACGGTGCGCTGTACGCCGGCACGCTGGACTGGAGCTACCTGCTGCAGGACAGCAAGAACTGGCCGCCGGACGACAAGCCCAACAACGACCAGTTCTCCGGGCTGCTCAGCCAGGTGCTCGCCGGCGAGCTGGGCTTCGACGTCTGGACGACGTGCGACGGCATCGACTGGTTCCCGGCCACCCGCACCTCGTTCAGCGGCGACGAGTACGACTTCGGCGTGCGGACGATGCAGCCGGCCCCCAACGGCAAGATGTACATCGGCACGGCGGACCACGCCCACGGCACGCGGATCTTCTCCAGCGACGCCAACGACTGCCAGGCGTTCCCCGGCACCAACGGCACGCCGGTCAGGTCCAGCCCGACGCCGACGGTGTCGGCGACCACCGCCGCCATGCGGCCCCAGCACCTGCTCACCGACGTCCAGCGCGACGGGACCGTGCTCTCGTGGGAGCGTGGCGCCAGGGCCGCCCGGTACGACGTGGTCCGCACGACGCCGACCGACATCGTGTTGAACTTCATGGCGCCGCTGACCGATCCCGACGGCTTCACCTACGACGGACAGCTGCCGCAGATCGTGCCCTACGGCACGCCGAACGCCACCCCGATCGACGTGCCGCTGCCCGGCAAGTCCGAGGTCATCGGGACCACGACGGGCTCGTTCTTCGTCGACCGCACCGCGGTGCCCGGCGCGCGCTACACCTACTCCGTCGTGGCGCAGGGCCCGGCCGGGCAGCGTCCGGCGTCGAACTTCCAGGCCGTGCCCGACCCGCGGCCGGCCGCGACGTTCGCCCAGCTGCAGAAGGTGCTGCCGACGGCACGGGCCGCGTCCCTGCAGGACGACCGGGCCCTCTGGGACGGGGCCGACCGGGCCCAGGCGCTGGCCGGCGTGCGGCAGCTGGCGCGCACCGCCGACAGCGACACCGCGCGCGACATCGCCCGCCGGCTCGCGCGGCGCCTGCAGTACGCCGACGTGGCCGGCCGACCGGTCGGGGGGCGCTGA
- a CDS encoding glycosyltransferase, whose translation MRLTLLTVGSRGDVQPFVALGAGLARAGHEVRLATHPRYERLVTGAGLEFAPLAEGHLSRGTETAAGRAWIEKGSYRLPTWVGFLRDARSVADRRLADAAAACEGAQAIVASNLAFVLGWQMADHLRVPLVRAYIEPPAWMFPSKRRAARLAPAIRQVAWAAAKPWLDGVRRRAIGIGRVPLREPFAGLDRSGSLVLYAFSREVLDPPATAGRRAEVTGYWFTDTTFDPEPPPGLEAFLADGAPPVSIGFATMIDPDPAASTAFVVKALALAGRRAVLIRGDQPIDAAALPDEVFVIDTVSHAWLFPRCAAAVHYAPAGTTAAALRAGIPSVTIPHMTDQFLWARRLHELGVAPEPIPRLELTAERLGEAIRVASGGVEMRGRAAALGQRIRAEDGVGRAVELIGRELGVPPPGPGAPARAERPASTLAANPHP comes from the coding sequence ATGCGCCTCACGCTGCTGACCGTCGGGTCCCGCGGCGACGTCCAGCCGTTCGTCGCGCTCGGCGCGGGCCTGGCCCGCGCGGGCCACGAGGTGCGTCTGGCCACCCACCCGCGCTACGAGCGTCTGGTGACCGGCGCCGGCCTGGAGTTCGCCCCGCTGGCCGAGGGCCATCTCAGCCGCGGCACCGAGACCGCCGCGGGCCGCGCCTGGATCGAGAAGGGCTCCTACCGCCTGCCGACCTGGGTCGGCTTCCTGCGCGACGCCCGGTCGGTCGCCGACCGGCGCCTGGCCGACGCCGCGGCCGCCTGCGAGGGCGCGCAGGCCATCGTGGCCTCCAACCTGGCCTTCGTGCTCGGCTGGCAGATGGCCGACCACCTCCGCGTGCCGCTCGTGCGCGCCTACATCGAGCCCCCGGCCTGGATGTTCCCGTCCAAGCGCCGCGCGGCGCGGCTGGCGCCGGCGATCCGCCAGGTCGCCTGGGCCGCCGCGAAGCCGTGGCTCGACGGGGTGCGCCGGCGCGCCATCGGGATCGGCCGGGTGCCCCTGCGCGAGCCGTTCGCCGGCCTGGACCGCTCCGGCTCGCTGGTCCTGTACGCGTTCAGCCGCGAGGTGCTCGACCCGCCGGCGACCGCGGGCCGGCGGGCCGAGGTCACGGGCTACTGGTTCACCGACACCACGTTCGACCCCGAGCCGCCGCCCGGGCTCGAGGCCTTCCTGGCCGACGGGGCGCCGCCGGTGTCCATCGGCTTCGCCACGATGATCGACCCCGACCCGGCGGCCTCCACCGCGTTCGTGGTCAAGGCGCTGGCGCTGGCCGGGCGGCGCGCGGTCCTCATCCGCGGCGACCAGCCCATCGACGCGGCGGCGCTGCCCGACGAGGTGTTCGTGATCGACACGGTCTCGCACGCCTGGCTGTTCCCGCGCTGCGCCGCCGCCGTGCACTACGCCCCGGCCGGCACGACCGCCGCGGCGCTGCGGGCCGGCATCCCCTCGGTGACGATCCCGCACATGACCGACCAGTTCCTCTGGGCGCGACGGCTGCACGAGCTCGGCGTGGCCCCCGAGCCGATCCCGCGCCTGGAGCTGACGGCCGAGCGGCTGGGCGAGGCGATCCGCGTGGCCTCCGGCGGCGTCGAGATGCGCGGCCGTGCCGCCGCGCTGGGCCAGCGGATCCGCGCCGAGGACGGCGTCGGCCGCGCCGTCGAGCTCATCGGGCGCGAGCTCGGCGTCCCGCCTCCCGGGCC